In Pleurocapsa sp. PCC 7319, the following are encoded in one genomic region:
- a CDS encoding NAD(P)/FAD-dependent oxidoreductase: MNFTSTIVIGGGPAGLTAAYELSKHGQKSVVFEKADRVGGISRTETYKGYRFDIGGHRFFTKVGEVEALWQEVMGEEFIKVPRMSRIYYKNRFFSYPLEPRNALSNLGLINSVLIMWSYFKAQVKPNPIEENFEQWVSNRFGKRLYETFFKTYTEKVWGIPCTEIRADWAAQRIKGLSLKKVITNALFGGNNTKTLIKEFNYPIYGPGQMWERFQQKLNSKGSPVHLNTEVVEIEKDSYKINSVVIRQNGETSKVKGDNFVSSMPVSLLLKKMNPAPPAEILKAANNLKYRDFLIVSLVVDQAELFPDNWIYIHSSKFQVGRIQNFKNWSKAMVPDQSKTCLGMEYFCNEGDKLWQMSDAELVELASGEVKALGLVDPEVKIGDGTVIRQYKAYPVYDDEYRQNVTVIQEYIQKFENLQTIGRNGMHRYNNSDHSMLTGLLAAKNILGEQHDIWNVNVERSYHEEFTDSKEAYSNLNQEAIAVSN; the protein is encoded by the coding sequence ATGAACTTTACTTCGACGATTGTAATTGGTGGTGGACCTGCTGGTCTTACTGCGGCTTATGAACTGAGCAAACACGGTCAAAAGTCAGTAGTATTTGAAAAAGCAGATCGGGTAGGAGGCATATCTCGTACTGAAACTTATAAAGGCTATCGTTTTGATATTGGCGGACATCGGTTCTTCACAAAAGTTGGTGAAGTAGAGGCCCTTTGGCAAGAAGTGATGGGAGAAGAATTTATCAAAGTGCCTCGTATGTCGAGAATTTATTATAAAAATAGATTCTTCAGTTATCCCTTAGAACCTCGTAATGCTCTATCTAATTTGGGTTTAATAAATAGCGTTCTAATTATGTGGAGCTACTTCAAGGCTCAAGTTAAACCCAATCCTATAGAAGAAAACTTTGAGCAATGGGTTTCTAATCGCTTTGGCAAACGTTTATATGAAACTTTTTTTAAAACCTATACAGAAAAAGTCTGGGGTATACCCTGTACAGAAATTAGGGCAGATTGGGCTGCTCAGCGCATCAAAGGGTTGTCTCTTAAAAAAGTGATAACTAATGCTTTATTTGGTGGCAATAATACCAAAACGTTAATCAAGGAATTTAACTATCCCATCTATGGACCGGGGCAAATGTGGGAGCGTTTTCAACAAAAATTGAATAGTAAAGGTTCGCCCGTACATCTCAATACGGAAGTAGTGGAAATAGAAAAAGATAGCTATAAAATTAATAGTGTTGTTATTAGGCAAAATGGTGAAACTAGTAAAGTAAAAGGTGATAACTTTGTTTCTAGTATGCCCGTATCTTTGCTGCTGAAAAAAATGAATCCTGCCCCACCAGCAGAAATATTAAAAGCGGCTAACAACCTTAAATATCGCGACTTCTTGATCGTATCTTTGGTAGTAGATCAAGCAGAATTATTTCCCGATAACTGGATTTATATTCACAGTTCTAAGTTTCAGGTAGGCAGAATCCAAAACTTTAAAAACTGGAGTAAAGCCATGGTTCCCGACCAAAGTAAAACCTGTTTGGGAATGGAATACTTCTGCAATGAAGGGGATAAATTATGGCAGATGTCTGATGCAGAATTAGTTGAACTCGCCAGCGGTGAGGTCAAAGCGTTGGGGCTGGTAGATCCAGAAGTCAAGATCGGAGATGGTACGGTAATACGCCAATATAAAGCCTACCCAGTCTATGACGACGAGTATCGTCAAAACGTAACAGTAATTCAAGAATACATTCAGAAATTTGAGAATTTACAAACAATAGGTCGTAATGGTATGCACCGCTATAATAACAGCGACCACTCAATGTTAACTGGTCTATTAGCAGCGAAAAATATTCTGGGCGAACAACATGATATTTGGAATGTGAACGTCGAACGCTCTTATCATGAAGAGTTTACCGATAGCAAGGAAGCTTACTCTAACCTTAATCAAGAAGCGATCGCTGTATCTAATTAA
- a CDS encoding glycosyltransferase family 4 protein yields the protein MKILLIHDIGTATGGAELQMFSLRQGFRDSGHDVRLFSSLATPVKDSKFIADYSCFGTNTLIQVLSQTINPSAYFKLRQILQEFRPDVVHVRMFMWQMSPTILTLLKDIPCIYQTAVYKAICPAGTKVLPNGSDCYSSPGTVCLRNGCLTTQSWAVLMVQHKLWSYWRDAFDVVVALSQGMKTKLEEAGIKPVEVVYNGVPVREERLPLNLIPTVVYAGRLVTEKGVDILLKAFAKAMVQVPQAKLMIAGDGAEKNKLQTLSRDLGIVDAVTWLGYLPQSEMERHFAGAWVQAVPSQWAEPFGNVTTEAMMRGTAVIASAVGAQPEIVVDCETGFLISSPEDVESWATNLISLLSDRQLAAKMGNAGHARAINNFSEQARNQRFLEIYNRLQARYTTSPIIVHKSTMF from the coding sequence ATGAAAATTCTTCTAATTCATGACATCGGCACGGCTACGGGAGGGGCAGAATTACAGATGTTTTCCTTGCGTCAGGGTTTTCGCGATTCGGGTCACGATGTCAGGTTGTTTTCTAGCTTAGCCACACCAGTAAAAGATAGTAAATTCATAGCAGACTATAGCTGTTTTGGCACTAATACTTTGATACAGGTTTTATCTCAGACGATTAATCCTAGTGCTTATTTCAAACTACGCCAGATTTTGCAGGAATTTCGACCCGATGTAGTCCACGTCAGAATGTTTATGTGGCAAATGTCGCCAACAATTTTAACCCTGCTTAAAGATATTCCCTGCATCTATCAAACTGCTGTTTATAAAGCAATTTGTCCCGCAGGAACTAAAGTCTTACCTAATGGTAGTGATTGCTACAGTAGCCCTGGAACAGTATGTTTACGTAACGGCTGTCTTACTACTCAGTCTTGGGCAGTATTGATGGTACAGCATAAACTTTGGTCATATTGGCGGGATGCTTTTGATGTGGTAGTAGCCTTAAGTCAGGGTATGAAAACTAAGCTAGAAGAGGCGGGAATTAAACCGGTGGAAGTAGTTTATAACGGCGTACCAGTTAGGGAAGAGCGATTACCCTTAAACTTAATTCCCACGGTAGTATATGCAGGACGCTTAGTAACCGAAAAGGGCGTAGATATTCTCTTAAAAGCTTTTGCTAAAGCTATGGTACAAGTACCTCAAGCCAAACTTATGATTGCTGGTGATGGTGCAGAGAAAAATAAGCTACAGACTTTGAGCCGAGATTTGGGTATTGTGGATGCGGTGACTTGGTTGGGTTATTTACCCCAATCGGAAATGGAACGGCATTTTGCAGGTGCTTGGGTACAGGCAGTCCCCTCTCAGTGGGCTGAGCCTTTTGGCAATGTTACCACTGAAGCCATGATGCGTGGTACAGCGGTAATAGCCTCGGCAGTAGGAGCGCAACCAGAAATTGTAGTCGATTGCGAAACGGGGTTTTTGATCTCCTCTCCAGAGGATGTGGAATCTTGGGCAACAAATCTGATTTCCTTATTATCAGATCGTCAGTTAGCAGCCAAAATGGGCAACGCAGGACATGCTCGCGCTATTAATAATTTTAGCGAACAGGCTCGCAACCAAAGGTTTTTAGAGATTTACAATCGCCTTCAAGCTAGGTATACTACTTCTCCAATAATTGTTCATAAATCAACAATGTTTTAG
- a CDS encoding lipopolysaccharide biosynthesis protein: MSQKPCQQHFNTDELSANLKQKSIQSGLITFASQPLKLILGIGSTAILARLLTPEDFGLLAMITPLFLLVDSLSNFGLETAVIQKDYLDRQQASAIFWRSLKINSVLIGITALLAPVIAWFYYEKRLTGMILGLAVGAFSVCLAFQHKALLKRQMRFGTITIIELISLILSSIVAITAAKIGWGYWALVLQLSVMQVTQSIAQWCVCDWRPSKYIKDDKLNIELDSTMSYGKHLTGFRFLTRIGMHLDRILIGYVSGANALGLYSVAYKWAYFPFEQVYFPMFDVAVSSLSRVQHNHDLYRSYSRQGLMPIFAFCMPALAFSFVEAHSIILLLLGEQWLEAVPLFRLLAVAVYVVSMYRVTKWFYVSTGQTQRQFRWALIHTPVMITAVVIGAQWGALGVAIGYLTGTCLLTYPAVSYCLKFSPLGWQDFIGAVWRPLIASILAAVCLYFSTGWLSSYSDSLFLDFFAKSITYGFYYVAFWLLLPDGIASTLEIIKSIETSK; encoded by the coding sequence ATGAGCCAGAAACCTTGTCAGCAGCATTTTAATACCGACGAACTATCTGCTAATCTCAAACAGAAATCAATTCAGTCTGGCTTGATTACTTTCGCGTCTCAACCCTTAAAATTAATTTTGGGCATTGGCTCAACTGCAATTTTAGCTCGCTTGCTAACTCCTGAGGATTTTGGACTGTTAGCTATGATTACTCCACTATTTTTGCTGGTAGATAGCCTAAGCAACTTTGGTCTTGAAACAGCAGTAATACAAAAAGATTATTTAGATCGGCAACAAGCCAGTGCAATTTTTTGGCGATCGCTGAAAATTAATAGTGTACTCATTGGTATAACTGCTTTGCTAGCTCCCGTAATTGCCTGGTTTTATTATGAGAAGAGACTTACAGGTATGATTTTAGGACTAGCGGTGGGGGCGTTTAGTGTTTGTTTGGCTTTTCAGCACAAAGCTTTATTAAAGAGGCAGATGCGGTTTGGAACAATAACTATTATTGAATTGATCTCGCTAATTTTGAGTTCTATAGTTGCGATCACTGCTGCTAAAATCGGCTGGGGATATTGGGCGTTAGTGTTGCAATTATCAGTGATGCAGGTAACTCAAAGTATCGCTCAATGGTGTGTTTGTGACTGGCGACCAAGTAAATATATTAAAGACGATAAATTAAATATAGAACTAGATTCAACGATGAGCTATGGTAAACATTTAACGGGCTTTCGTTTTTTAACTCGAATTGGTATGCACCTTGATCGCATCTTGATTGGTTATGTTAGTGGTGCAAATGCCCTAGGTTTATATAGCGTAGCGTACAAATGGGCATACTTTCCCTTTGAACAAGTTTACTTTCCTATGTTTGATGTGGCAGTTTCCAGCCTAAGTCGCGTACAGCACAACCACGATCTATATAGATCATATTCTCGTCAGGGGTTGATGCCTATTTTTGCCTTTTGTATGCCCGCCTTAGCTTTTTCCTTTGTTGAAGCCCATAGCATTATTTTACTGCTGCTAGGGGAACAATGGCTTGAAGCGGTACCTCTATTTAGATTGTTAGCAGTAGCAGTATACGTTGTCAGTATGTACCGCGTTACTAAATGGTTTTATGTTTCTACCGGTCAAACTCAAAGACAATTTCGTTGGGCATTGATCCATACTCCTGTAATGATTACTGCCGTAGTTATTGGCGCGCAATGGGGAGCTTTAGGTGTAGCAATCGGCTACCTAACAGGGACTTGCTTGTTAACTTACCCTGCAGTTAGCTACTGTCTTAAATTTTCCCCTCTTGGCTGGCAAGATTTTATCGGTGCAGTGTGGCGACCACTAATTGCCTCAATTTTGGCAGCTGTCTGTCTGTATTTTAGTACAGGTTGGTTAAGTAGCTATAGCGATAGTCTATTTTTAGATTTCTTTGCTAAATCTATTACCTATGGATTTTACTATGTTGCCTTTTGGTTACTATTGCCAGACGGTATAGCCTCGACATTAGAAATAATTAAAAGTATTGAAACTTCTAAGTAG
- a CDS encoding glycosyltransferase family 2 protein gives MNKLFFSIIIPTYNRPERLVSCLKAIALLDYPGDHFEVIVVDDGSETPLDDVIIPFKDNLNIKLLRQNNAGPATARNKGAELAQGEFLAFTDDDCQPNPDWLERFAEGFKKNPDAMIGGKTINALDNNLFSTASQKLIDYLYEYYNSARGKDAFFASNNIATPAANFKALNGFDVSFPLAAAEDRDFCDRWNSQFPMLYVPEAQVNHYHQLSLASFWRQHFGYGRGAFCFHQLHSQRQSKQLEVEPLSFYFNLLFYPFTQPSEQPKILISGLFFLSQVANVAGFFWEKVK, from the coding sequence ATGAATAAACTGTTTTTTTCAATTATTATTCCTACCTATAATCGTCCTGAAAGATTGGTAAGTTGCTTAAAGGCGATCGCTCTTTTAGACTATCCTGGCGATCATTTTGAAGTTATTGTGGTGGATGATGGTAGTGAAACACCTCTAGATGATGTAATTATACCTTTTAAAGATAATCTAAATATTAAATTATTGCGTCAAAACAATGCTGGTCCTGCTACTGCGAGAAACAAAGGTGCAGAATTAGCCCAAGGAGAATTTTTAGCTTTTACTGACGATGACTGTCAGCCTAACCCAGATTGGCTAGAGCGATTTGCAGAAGGCTTTAAAAAAAATCCAGATGCTATGATCGGCGGTAAGACGATTAATGCTTTAGACAATAACCTTTTCTCCACTGCTTCGCAAAAGCTAATTGATTATCTCTATGAATATTACAATTCAGCTAGAGGCAAGGATGCTTTTTTTGCTTCTAATAATATTGCTACGCCTGCAGCTAATTTTAAAGCATTAAATGGATTTGATGTATCGTTTCCGCTTGCTGCTGCCGAAGACCGAGATTTCTGCGATCGCTGGAATAGTCAATTTCCCATGTTGTATGTTCCCGAAGCTCAGGTAAACCATTATCATCAGCTGAGTTTAGCTTCATTTTGGAGGCAGCATTTTGGTTACGGCAGAGGAGCATTTTGCTTTCATCAGTTGCATTCTCAAAGACAATCTAAACAGCTTGAAGTTGAACCATTATCTTTTTACTTTAATTTGCTCTTCTATCCTTTTACTCAGCCATCAGAACAACCCAAAATTTTGATATCAGGTTTATTTTTTCTCTCTCAGGTAGCTAATGTTGCGGGATTTTTTTGGGAAAAGGTAAAATGA
- a CDS encoding DNA-directed RNA polymerase subunit omega, which translates to MQRKSSFNSSQIMFRSEELVSAASNRYRITVQVANRAKRRRYEELENFDDPTMKPVIRAIIEMSDELTQPEIIGD; encoded by the coding sequence ATGCAAAGAAAAAGTTCTTTTAACTCCTCTCAAATTATGTTTCGTTCCGAAGAACTAGTGAGTGCGGCTTCTAATCGTTACCGCATTACTGTTCAGGTTGCTAATCGTGCTAAACGCCGTCGTTATGAAGAACTAGAAAACTTTGACGATCCCACCATGAAACCGGTAATTCGTGCCATTATCGAAATGTCTGACGAATTAACTCAACCAGAAATTATTGGGGACTAG
- a CDS encoding sulfotransferase domain-containing protein gives MTILQAGVPKSGNYWLYNIIRNILLKTRKEHRSYIQQHPIQEQAKNWQLSFAGQSSMDFLTIEKGRCYCRISSVFREEITDIDSYIEQCSQVWTHSSLNPLTKSILPKFNKIVYVIRDPRDVAISYSKFAFTEHKLKNGSPHYEQNSETYLVNRLEEMTRQWVQHVGGYLKYQTELNIYPIFYERLLHSFDRELEKLLVYLEIELSSEAIARIKRNVAFETMKQQSPKHLRKGSSGQWQDKLSARQQERVAKVAAPMLDLLGYSLTTRNIPDLPQKIDQKVLDYAIATSERSPLDHLQRFYNFINSQRSISAKANLAKDWSFGKIKRSIKA, from the coding sequence ATGACTATCTTACAGGCAGGAGTTCCCAAAAGCGGAAATTATTGGCTTTACAATATTATTCGCAATATTCTGTTAAAAACAAGGAAAGAACATCGCAGCTATATTCAACAGCACCCTATTCAAGAACAAGCTAAGAATTGGCAGTTAAGCTTTGCGGGACAGAGTTCAATGGATTTTTTAACGATTGAAAAAGGACGCTGTTACTGTCGTATTAGTAGTGTTTTCCGAGAAGAAATTACCGACATAGATAGTTATATTGAGCAGTGTAGCCAAGTATGGACTCATTCGTCTTTAAATCCTTTAACAAAATCTATTTTACCCAAATTTAATAAAATTGTTTACGTTATTCGTGACCCTCGCGACGTAGCTATTTCCTATTCTAAATTTGCCTTTACCGAACACAAACTTAAAAATGGTTCGCCCCACTACGAACAAAATTCCGAAACTTATTTAGTCAACCGACTTGAAGAAATGACCCGCCAATGGGTGCAGCACGTAGGCGGATATTTAAAATACCAAACAGAATTAAACATTTATCCTATTTTTTATGAACGGTTGCTACATTCATTTGATAGGGAATTAGAAAAATTATTAGTTTATTTGGAAATAGAATTATCCTCAGAAGCGATCGCGAGAATCAAACGCAATGTTGCTTTTGAAACCATGAAGCAGCAAAGTCCCAAACACCTACGTAAAGGGAGTTCGGGTCAATGGCAGGATAAACTAAGCGCTCGCCAACAAGAACGAGTAGCCAAAGTAGCAGCGCCAATGTTGGATTTATTGGGTTATTCTTTAACGACCAGAAATATTCCCGATTTACCTCAAAAGATCGACCAAAAAGTATTAGATTATGCGATCGCAACTTCTGAACGTTCCCCTTTAGACCACCTACAGCGTTTTTATAATTTTATTAATAGTCAGCGTAGTATTTCAGCGAAAGCCAACTTAGCTAAAGATTGGTCGTTCGGCAAAATTAAACGCTCTATTAAGGCATAG
- a CDS encoding GDSL-type esterase/lipase family protein: protein MQAIFSANSTLSTSNNGILQEKLKRQQPLKVVALGDSLIYGYGDFVGGGWVERLRRQWMSPQGGGHVLYNLGVRGDRVAQVSQRLEQEFSCRGELRNRLPDLILLSVGVNDSSRVGKPEGKPYTNLEDFRLQIAHLLNVAQNLCPVLFIGMTPVDRDKMPFMNCLYYNHLDQYRYKEATLQACQQRNIPYLDIFDLWLSRGEDWLKTQLGEDGLHPNVSGYQTLLADIMAWESN, encoded by the coding sequence ATGCAAGCTATTTTTTCAGCCAATTCTACTTTAAGTACCAGTAACAATGGCATCTTACAAGAAAAGCTAAAACGTCAGCAACCTTTGAAAGTAGTTGCTTTGGGAGATAGTTTAATTTATGGTTATGGAGATTTTGTTGGTGGCGGATGGGTAGAAAGATTACGCCGTCAGTGGATGTCTCCCCAGGGTGGAGGTCACGTTCTCTATAATTTGGGAGTCAGGGGTGATCGCGTAGCCCAAGTTTCTCAGCGTCTAGAACAAGAATTTAGTTGTCGTGGTGAATTACGCAACCGTTTACCAGATTTAATCCTGCTTTCTGTTGGCGTGAACGATTCATCTCGTGTAGGTAAGCCAGAAGGAAAACCATACACTAACTTGGAAGATTTTAGATTACAGATCGCCCATTTACTAAATGTTGCTCAAAATCTCTGTCCAGTACTGTTTATTGGCATGACACCAGTTGATCGAGACAAAATGCCCTTTATGAATTGTCTTTACTATAATCACCTCGATCAATATCGTTACAAAGAAGCAACTTTACAGGCTTGTCAGCAGCGTAATATTCCCTATTTAGATATCTTTGATCTATGGCTATCTAGAGGAGAAGACTGGCTCAAAACCCAGCTAGGAGAGGATGGCTTACATCCAAACGTTAGTGGATATCAAACCTTGTTGGCAGATATTAT
- a CDS encoding DUF1818 family protein, producing the protein MEQFVKSGDGWRVGWSPHHSKYQGLVGANDWAIELTQAELLDFCRLLNQLVATMSQMATELMDEEKISCEAETDLLWLEVEGYPHSYSLRLIIHCDRRCEGNWSEGIAPNLVEAINSLELG; encoded by the coding sequence TTGGAACAATTTGTAAAAAGTGGGGATGGTTGGCGTGTTGGCTGGAGTCCCCACCATTCAAAATACCAAGGTTTAGTTGGTGCCAACGATTGGGCAATCGAGTTAACTCAAGCTGAACTGCTCGATTTTTGTCGCCTACTCAATCAGCTAGTAGCAACTATGAGTCAGATGGCGACTGAATTAATGGACGAGGAGAAAATTAGCTGTGAAGCTGAAACTGATTTGCTGTGGTTAGAAGTGGAAGGCTATCCTCACTCCTATTCACTGCGTTTAATTATTCACTGCGATCGCCGCTGTGAAGGAAATTGGTCTGAGGGTATAGCTCCCAACTTAGTTGAAGCAATAAATTCATTAGAGTTAGGTTAG
- a CDS encoding glycosyltransferase family 2 protein: MNPLVTIVVVPRERFSYTHQSLTSIYQNTKFPFKLVYVDGNSPQPVKDYLEAQAKHKEFELIRTNYYLYPNQARNLGLAKVDTKYVVFADNDIVVQPGWLKALVDCAESDPKAAVVGPLMCQHEPIHEEIHCAGGESRIVVDVKGRRRMREKMYKQGHATKKWRSQMQRCETELCEFHCMLVKTSIFEELGYFDELMLNTKEHIDFCMDVMEAGYKVYFEPDSLVTYVPAVPLEWSDLHYYMLRWSDNWETKSLQRMREKWNLAEDSYFTQKHKALGWRRRDTILSPIVDKLTLGIDNRLLKKLVMFGLLAPVEKTLNHYLTSRHEQAHLQRRNNFPAQQMDVRELVRS, from the coding sequence ATGAATCCTTTAGTTACGATAGTTGTCGTTCCTCGCGAACGTTTTAGCTATACTCATCAATCATTGACCAGTATTTATCAAAATACTAAATTTCCCTTTAAGCTCGTCTATGTAGACGGTAATTCTCCTCAACCAGTTAAAGACTATCTAGAAGCTCAAGCAAAACACAAAGAGTTTGAGTTGATTAGAACCAATTATTATCTTTATCCCAATCAGGCGCGTAATTTGGGTTTGGCTAAGGTAGATACTAAATATGTAGTCTTTGCGGATAACGATATTGTGGTGCAGCCTGGCTGGTTGAAAGCATTGGTAGATTGTGCCGAAAGCGACCCCAAGGCAGCGGTGGTTGGACCTTTGATGTGTCAGCACGAACCAATACACGAAGAAATTCATTGTGCTGGTGGAGAATCTCGTATTGTTGTCGATGTTAAAGGTAGAAGGCGGATGCGAGAAAAAATGTACAAGCAGGGTCATGCGACTAAGAAATGGCGATCGCAAATGCAGCGTTGCGAAACCGAACTATGCGAGTTTCACTGTATGTTAGTTAAAACTAGTATTTTCGAGGAATTGGGCTATTTTGACGAATTGATGCTCAATACTAAAGAGCATATTGATTTTTGTATGGACGTGATGGAAGCAGGTTATAAGGTTTATTTTGAGCCTGATAGTTTAGTGACTTATGTTCCCGCAGTTCCTTTAGAATGGAGCGATTTACATTATTATATGCTTCGCTGGAGCGATAATTGGGAAACTAAAAGTTTGCAGCGAATGCGCGAAAAGTGGAATTTAGCTGAAGACAGTTATTTCACACAAAAGCACAAAGCGTTAGGTTGGCGACGTAGGGATACGATCTTATCTCCCATAGTTGATAAACTAACATTAGGAATTGACAATCGTCTCCTTAAAAAACTAGTGATGTTTGGTTTACTCGCACCAGTAGAAAAAACTCTCAATCACTATCTAACCTCCCGACACGAACAAGCCCATCTACAAAGACGAAACAACTTTCCCGCCCAACAAATGGATGTTAGAGAACTAGTTCGTAGTTGA
- a CDS encoding glycosyltransferase family A protein, whose amino-acid sequence MCINKPPLISVVIPVYNGGYPFVYCLLAISRTEFSDWELIVVDDGSTDESAAIARKFEAKVLQTNGRQGPGKARNLGAEAAQGDYLCFIDADCEVCDDAIAQLAHILKSRSPIDALFGSYDDAPKATNFVAQYKNLMHHYVHQQGNEDASTFWAGFGVVKRSVFLDLGGFNTKLYPRPSIEDIELGYRLKQAGFDIYLAKDLQVKHHKAWNLFGLVKTDVFDRGIPWTKLLLANKSNIINDLNLKTSNRVSVIATYSLILCLLGALFKLTAIIPGLLIAILLLYLNWDVYHFFYNKRGIVFTAKVIPMHWLYYLYSGLSLALGTLSLITDLLAQKNKGLISEE is encoded by the coding sequence ATGTGTATCAATAAACCTCCATTAATATCGGTTGTTATTCCTGTATACAATGGGGGGTATCCATTTGTTTACTGTTTATTAGCCATATCGCGGACAGAATTTTCAGACTGGGAGTTAATTGTGGTAGATGATGGCTCTACGGATGAGTCAGCAGCAATTGCTCGGAAATTCGAAGCGAAAGTATTACAAACCAATGGTAGGCAAGGACCGGGCAAAGCGCGGAATCTTGGTGCTGAAGCGGCGCAAGGGGATTATTTATGTTTTATTGATGCAGATTGTGAAGTGTGTGATGATGCAATCGCTCAATTAGCTCATATACTTAAGTCGCGATCTCCAATAGATGCTCTATTTGGTTCCTATGATGATGCTCCCAAAGCAACTAATTTTGTGGCTCAATACAAAAATTTAATGCATCACTATGTTCATCAACAAGGTAACGAAGATGCCTCAACTTTTTGGGCAGGTTTCGGCGTAGTCAAGCGCAGTGTTTTTTTAGATTTAGGTGGATTTAATACAAAACTTTATCCTCGTCCCAGTATTGAAGATATAGAACTAGGATATCGTCTTAAACAAGCTGGATTTGATATTTATTTAGCTAAAGATTTACAAGTAAAACATCATAAAGCATGGAACTTATTTGGTTTAGTTAAAACTGATGTTTTTGATCGCGGTATTCCATGGACAAAACTGTTACTTGCCAATAAATCGAACATTATTAACGACCTCAATCTAAAAACTAGTAACCGCGTTAGTGTAATTGCTACCTACAGTTTAATTCTTTGTTTGTTAGGAGCCTTGTTTAAGTTAACAGCAATTATTCCTGGTTTATTAATAGCAATTTTGCTACTATATCTTAACTGGGATGTATATCATTTCTTCTATAATAAGCGGGGAATTGTATTCACAGCTAAAGTCATTCCTATGCACTGGCTTTATTATCTTTATTCTGGATTATCCTTGGCATTAGGGACTTTATCGCTCATCACTGACTTACTAGCTCAAAAGAACAAAGGTTTGATTTCAGAAGAATAG